A window from Candidatus Wallbacteria bacterium encodes these proteins:
- a CDS encoding metal-dependent hydrolase, with translation MKGITHFISGVAIASCFPEAINSVFATKGFLLPLGGAFGVLPDTMDFRFARYFWNYQHVVRINENDLNPRVPAEAVAAAIDEAAETGKSVTLRMDIIRLSSSYYRTYLVFVDEVNKEVTCLIGPLKTMSQVMEKLEYMPDVSLVKESISKHGVAKTFQNIYKIVPCLQETAPGENAFYTAKFKADVINTYYAETEVGIFSGPDFEFVPGKNKVRIDFIPWHRRWSHSLTVGTLMGPIGLALFADWNALFSGNVGGFFTPGAIAAFFISILAFWTHIIEDQTGFLGSNLFYPFTKDRSVGMKLTTAASPMSNIYTNWLAIATLVWNLNSRAPEPAFTMHWASEIAGGFASWNYYLVSLANYTTYWILIPYLLFRLLKWSYLGEQKRKDYEATETLEISSYAGDQADS, from the coding sequence TTGAAAGGAATTACCCATTTTATAAGCGGAGTTGCAATCGCCTCCTGTTTTCCAGAGGCAATAAATTCTGTATTCGCCACAAAAGGATTTCTGCTTCCTTTAGGCGGAGCATTCGGAGTCTTGCCTGACACCATGGATTTTCGATTCGCCAGATACTTCTGGAATTATCAGCATGTTGTGCGCATCAATGAGAACGACCTGAATCCTAGGGTTCCGGCTGAAGCAGTTGCAGCTGCTATCGATGAGGCGGCAGAAACAGGCAAGTCCGTCACTCTCAGGATGGACATCATTCGATTGTCTTCCTCATATTACAGGACATATCTTGTATTCGTAGACGAAGTGAATAAAGAAGTCACATGTCTGATCGGTCCTTTGAAGACCATGAGCCAGGTGATGGAAAAGCTTGAATACATGCCGGATGTTAGTCTGGTAAAAGAATCGATAAGTAAGCATGGTGTTGCTAAAACATTCCAGAATATCTATAAGATTGTTCCCTGCCTACAGGAAACTGCTCCTGGAGAAAACGCATTTTATACAGCCAAATTCAAGGCAGATGTGATCAATACATATTATGCAGAGACTGAAGTCGGAATTTTCTCAGGACCTGACTTTGAATTCGTTCCCGGGAAAAATAAAGTCAGAATTGACTTTATACCCTGGCATCGCCGCTGGTCGCACAGCCTTACTGTAGGAACACTTATGGGGCCGATTGGATTAGCGCTGTTCGCGGACTGGAACGCACTTTTCTCCGGGAATGTTGGTGGCTTTTTTACTCCGGGGGCGATTGCAGCATTCTTTATCTCGATTCTGGCGTTCTGGACGCATATCATCGAGGACCAGACCGGATTTCTGGGTTCAAACCTTTTTTATCCCTTCACTAAAGACCGTTCAGTGGGAATGAAATTGACCACAGCCGCTTCCCCAATGTCGAATATTTACACCAACTGGCTTGCAATAGCCACACTTGTCTGGAACCTGAATTCACGCGCACCTGAACCGGCCTTTACCATGCACTGGGCTTCAGAAATTGCAGGCGGGTTCGCCTCCTGGAACTATTACCTGGTTTCGCTCGCCAATTACACCACTTACTGGATTCTTATCCCCTACCTTCTTTTCCGACTGCTTAAATGGAGCTACCTTGGTGAACAGAAACGAAAGGATTACGAGGCGACAGAAACGCTTGAGATTTCAAGCTATGCCGGAGATCAGGCGGATTCATAA
- a CDS encoding tripartite tricarboxylate transporter permease, whose translation MTSTMVFMSILASLIGMIIAAAVSLIPGLHIYNVIAITMLFTFTAVNMFAGTDPMVLTSFMLGMVVGFSMLFTVSSQYFQPNDESFRSIMLPHERFLLEGRGHEAVMLGGIGGLLGLFVITILIPILSGPISTVLKLIQPHHYWILAVVIVFILMTEWPKDHGVGADPKQRFQDGWVQLLMGYFTFFAAGILGIFIFFRTLVPVESSFQSLMPVFVGLFSVPSFIMTFVTRTRVPVQHACQSIQVRKIDIARGGISGFVAGAFASLNPGMTPGPALLLSGHLTCSSGDRQFLIGGGTARLLYYVGALLLFFLPGVYMRRGGAAINISLFFVPETTEQFLLVCGIIAFIGGFSFLLLAPFSRLCIWLVHKFDYKVFSLIGLIILVGLTAWITSWQGLIILTVSTMLGIVPNMWHTRRISLLAVLLVPICLNMAGIGPKIAHFLGIY comes from the coding sequence ATGACTTCAACTATGGTGTTCATGTCGATACTCGCATCTCTTATCGGGATGATCATTGCTGCTGCGGTTTCGCTGATCCCCGGGCTGCATATCTATAATGTGATTGCAATTACCATGCTTTTTACGTTTACAGCAGTTAACATGTTTGCCGGTACTGACCCTATGGTTTTGACATCGTTCATGCTTGGAATGGTAGTTGGATTTTCGATGCTGTTTACCGTTTCTTCCCAGTATTTCCAGCCTAATGATGAATCCTTTCGTTCGATAATGCTGCCTCATGAAAGATTTCTTCTCGAAGGACGAGGACATGAAGCTGTCATGCTTGGGGGAATTGGTGGACTTCTGGGACTTTTCGTGATCACAATCCTTATTCCAATCCTTTCAGGACCGATTTCCACAGTGCTTAAACTGATTCAACCGCACCATTATTGGATTTTAGCGGTAGTGATTGTATTTATACTGATGACAGAATGGCCCAAAGATCATGGAGTCGGTGCTGATCCAAAACAGCGTTTTCAGGACGGATGGGTCCAGCTTCTGATGGGTTACTTCACTTTTTTTGCTGCAGGAATCCTGGGAATTTTTATTTTCTTCCGTACCCTGGTCCCAGTGGAAAGCTCCTTCCAGTCCCTGATGCCTGTTTTTGTCGGACTGTTTTCAGTGCCTTCCTTTATCATGACGTTTGTTACCAGAACCAGAGTTCCTGTACAGCATGCCTGCCAGAGTATACAGGTTCGCAAGATTGACATTGCCAGGGGCGGAATTTCCGGTTTTGTGGCTGGTGCCTTTGCAAGCCTCAATCCGGGTATGACTCCCGGACCTGCGCTGCTTCTCAGCGGGCATCTTACCTGTTCCAGCGGAGACAGGCAGTTCCTGATCGGTGGAGGAACTGCAAGGCTTCTATATTATGTAGGAGCTCTGCTGCTGTTTTTCCTGCCTGGCGTTTATATGCGGCGCGGTGGGGCAGCCATCAATATCAGCCTGTTCTTTGTCCCCGAAACCACTGAACAGTTTCTGCTTGTCTGCGGCATTATTGCTTTTATCGGAGGATTTTCGTTTCTGCTGCTGGCACCATTTTCTAGGCTCTGCATCTGGCTTGTGCATAAATTCGACTACAAGGTGTTTTCATTGATCGGTTTGATTATACTTGTCGGCTTGACTGCCTGGATCACCAGCTGGCAGGGTCTGATCATCCTTACTGTTTCTACCATGCTGGGAATTGTCCCCAACATGTGGCATACAAGACGGATCAGTCTCCTGGCGGTTCTTCTTGTTCCCATCTGTCTGAATATGGCTGGAATCGGCCCGAAAATAGCGCATTTCCTAGGTATTTATTGA
- a CDS encoding PqqD family protein has translation MTRKINRLTISPDGFIFDSETGNSYTLNSVGLLIVEKLRQGIKKILIISWLVREYEVSRQEAEADLTSFMDDLKRCGFLEDK, from the coding sequence GTGACCCGTAAAATCAACCGCCTCACCATCAGTCCTGACGGTTTTATCTTTGATTCCGAGACAGGCAACAGTTATACGCTCAATTCCGTCGGGCTTCTGATTGTAGAAAAACTCAGGCAGGGGATTAAAAAGATACTCATCATTTCCTGGCTTGTCAGAGAGTACGAGGTTTCCCGTCAGGAAGCCGAAGCAGATTTGACCTCTTTCATGGACGATTTGAAGCGCTGCGGATTTCTGGAGGACAAATGA
- a CDS encoding metallophosphoesterase family protein codes for MRYVICSDLHANLEAVRAFESSISVLDKLVILGDFVGYNPDPEPVIEIMRRWDEEGRIFAKVTGNHDLAVTDLSVRARFTDHARSVISWTGDKLSAESKTWLAGLPVSGSLSSSVFYCHGSIRDTHEYILDDQTALEVFDELPVGGKVLFFGHTHFPIILELNQKREMTIYETADELEFKFKNDCLYLINPGSIGQPRDGDPRLCYLVYDQENNTVTYHKKEYNFTATQNKIVSSGLPKLLALRLSEGK; via the coding sequence TTGCGTTACGTTATCTGCTCAGACCTGCATGCAAATCTGGAAGCGGTTCGTGCCTTTGAGAGTTCAATTTCTGTATTGGACAAACTGGTGATTCTAGGTGATTTTGTAGGCTATAATCCTGACCCCGAACCAGTCATTGAAATCATGCGCAGATGGGATGAGGAAGGGCGGATCTTCGCTAAAGTTACCGGTAACCATGATCTGGCAGTGACCGACCTTTCGGTTCGGGCGAGATTCACCGACCACGCCAGGTCAGTGATTTCCTGGACAGGGGACAAATTGTCGGCTGAGTCAAAAACCTGGCTGGCAGGGCTGCCGGTTTCCGGGAGTCTCAGCAGCTCTGTGTTTTATTGTCATGGCAGTATCCGGGACACGCATGAGTATATACTGGACGATCAGACTGCACTTGAAGTTTTCGATGAATTACCTGTAGGCGGGAAAGTGCTGTTTTTCGGACATACTCATTTTCCAATCATCCTCGAGCTGAATCAAAAACGCGAAATGACGATTTATGAAACAGCAGATGAGCTGGAATTCAAATTTAAAAACGATTGTCTTTATCTCATAAATCCGGGCAGCATCGGTCAGCCTCGCGACGGAGACCCCAGGCTGTGTTATCTGGTGTATGACCAGGAAAACAACACCGTGACCTACCATAAGAAAGAATATAATTTTACCGCTACCCAGAATAAGATCGTCAGCTCAGGTCTTCCGAAATTGCTGGCCCTAAGATTGAGCGAGGGAAAGTAA
- a CDS encoding urea transporter — protein MKVSKIFLPVLKSYAEVYLLDGPFLGFMLLACSLLNPRAGLAGLFCVLSSVLFARLINLSNIFDSSSAYLYNPLLVGMYLGEVFKSGLFSLPLIFLAGILSFLATYALSGILAVRHKLPVLSLPFVVVGGLMCQLGIRYPSLVEQAIQSPQYLTWGSDLPLVIRGFFTALGGLFFSPSPAIGCLIFLLIFIHSRILAFLAVTGYFTGSGMEYLLNGSLNDSFLDFYAFNYILIAMAIGGIFLVPSITSYLLAVFAVLVSIPIYESARLFYLASGFPVFTLPFNATVLIFLYTLGYSGFKYLSTLYYSGSPERTLSYYITYGKRFPRHWRVISLPVLGKWTIWQSFDGEWTHQGMLKNSIDLVIRDERGTTFSGLGTALSDFYAYRKPIYAPVRGKVVSIVKDIPDNSPAIVDSERSYGNFVQLYDERGFYVLIAHFASGSILVEPGDWVEVGNLLGFCGNSGYSPQPHVHIQAQLTPDLFSGTASFLFDAFIGNNTVFRDNAIPPERSDIESVIAEKNLSQKVNFILGKSFIYQVNEKGKPSRIEKYTVRMDEAGATYLTDEKNRLYFVLRERIFIFYNYFFKSESSLKFLFLALPKLPLFYRPEVSWQDHLPLELVAGKLTSGICRAISSLNHELFEISGTYTFNAPFSIKGNIAFQGRKIQTQVLLDDRCGFKKVVFMDGRKELEMLLRKPGEEV, from the coding sequence ATGAAAGTAAGTAAGATTTTTTTGCCTGTCTTGAAAAGTTACGCTGAAGTTTACCTTCTGGATGGACCTTTCCTGGGATTCATGCTGCTGGCTTGTTCGCTGCTCAACCCTCGTGCCGGCCTTGCGGGTCTGTTCTGTGTTTTATCTTCTGTCCTTTTTGCCAGGCTGATCAATCTCAGCAACATTTTTGACAGCTCCAGCGCATATCTTTACAATCCGCTGCTGGTAGGGATGTATCTGGGAGAGGTCTTCAAATCAGGACTTTTTTCCCTGCCCCTGATTTTTTTGGCAGGGATCCTCTCTTTTCTAGCCACTTATGCCCTGTCCGGTATCCTGGCCGTCCGTCATAAACTGCCTGTACTGAGTCTGCCATTTGTAGTGGTAGGAGGCCTGATGTGCCAGCTCGGCATCAGATATCCTTCCCTGGTCGAACAAGCAATCCAGTCGCCTCAGTATCTGACATGGGGCAGTGACCTTCCACTGGTTATCAGGGGATTTTTTACCGCGCTCGGGGGGCTGTTCTTTTCACCGTCCCCTGCGATCGGCTGTCTGATTTTTCTGCTGATCTTCATCCATTCGCGGATTCTGGCTTTTCTTGCAGTTACCGGTTATTTCACCGGTTCCGGGATGGAGTATCTGCTGAACGGGTCTCTGAACGACTCTTTTCTGGATTTCTATGCTTTCAACTACATCCTGATCGCTATGGCGATCGGTGGAATTTTTCTGGTTCCTTCCATCACCAGTTATCTTCTGGCTGTATTTGCAGTGCTTGTTTCAATCCCGATTTATGAATCAGCGCGACTGTTTTACCTGGCTTCCGGATTTCCAGTCTTTACACTGCCTTTCAATGCGACTGTGCTGATCTTCCTGTATACCCTGGGGTATTCGGGATTCAAGTACCTATCCACACTTTACTATTCCGGTTCCCCTGAGCGCACCCTCTCTTATTATATTACCTATGGCAAGAGATTTCCCCGTCACTGGAGAGTAATCAGCCTTCCTGTTTTAGGGAAATGGACCATCTGGCAGTCTTTTGATGGTGAATGGACCCATCAAGGCATGCTGAAGAATTCCATTGATCTGGTGATCAGGGACGAGCGTGGCACAACTTTTTCCGGTCTGGGAACTGCGTTGAGCGATTTTTATGCCTATCGCAAGCCGATCTATGCACCTGTCCGAGGAAAAGTGGTTTCGATAGTCAAGGATATTCCAGATAACTCACCGGCCATAGTAGACAGCGAGCGCAGCTACGGTAATTTTGTGCAGTTGTATGATGAGAGGGGATTCTATGTGCTGATCGCCCATTTCGCCTCAGGCTCGATCCTGGTGGAACCCGGAGACTGGGTGGAAGTCGGAAATCTGCTTGGATTCTGCGGAAATTCCGGGTATTCACCCCAGCCCCATGTCCATATCCAGGCGCAGCTTACTCCTGATCTGTTTTCAGGCACTGCCTCTTTTCTTTTCGATGCATTCATTGGGAATAACACTGTATTTCGGGATAATGCGATCCCTCCGGAAAGATCAGACATCGAGTCTGTCATTGCTGAGAAAAACCTGTCTCAGAAAGTGAATTTCATTCTGGGAAAATCATTCATCTACCAGGTGAACGAAAAGGGAAAACCTTCCAGAATTGAGAAATATACCGTGAGAATGGACGAGGCAGGTGCCACTTATCTGACGGACGAGAAAAACAGGCTTTATTTTGTCCTGAGGGAGCGGATTTTCATTTTTTATAATTATTTTTTCAAAAGCGAGTCCAGCTTAAAGTTCTTGTTCCTAGCGCTGCCCAAGCTTCCACTTTTTTACAGACCGGAAGTCAGCTGGCAGGATCATCTGCCGCTGGAACTTGTTGCCGGCAAGCTCACAAGCGGCATCTGCAGGGCTATCAGTTCGCTTAACCACGAGCTTTTTGAAATATCCGGCACTTACACCTTCAATGCTCCATTCAGCATCAAAGGCAATATCGCTTTCCAGGGCAGAAAAATCCAGACTCAGGTACTGCTGGATGATAGATGCGGATTCAAGAAAGTTGTGTTCATGGACGGAAGGAAAGAACTGGAGATGCTGCTTAGAAAACCTGGCGAGGAGGTATGA
- a CDS encoding diaminopimelate decarboxylase has product MKKKYEKPVIQKLQTGMTNKFGTPSTACLKKIRSRIEGVEIEELVQKFGSPLFVFSENTIRNRYRTFANAFTTRYPDVEFSWSYKTNYLDAICCILHQEGESAEVVSEFEYDKALRIGVPSNRIIFNGPYKPVDTLKKVVLGGGRINLDHYEEIQDLEKTAADLGKTVQAGLRINLDAGISPQWTRFGFNLENGQAQQAMKRIRSGRKIQINGLHCHLGTFILEQKAYGIAARKLCDFLHHCEKEFGVSIEYIDMGGGFPSCSRLKGIYLPPELAVPSIETYAEEITGEILKKFKRNPPRLILESGRYIIDEAGFLITSVHAAKTLPGGLRAYVLDAGVNILFTSNWYKFNIELTSEVPGPNVPSVLYGPLCMNIDLVDEHTYLPSLPRGTKLVLSPVGAYNQTQSMQFIRYRPASLLIGRNGEIDLIREAETLQDIVRLERIPDRLRLTDESK; this is encoded by the coding sequence ATGAAGAAAAAGTACGAAAAACCGGTGATCCAAAAGCTCCAGACCGGAATGACTAATAAATTCGGCACACCCTCCACGGCCTGTCTGAAAAAAATCCGCAGCCGGATTGAGGGCGTGGAAATTGAAGAACTGGTGCAGAAATTCGGTTCCCCGCTGTTCGTTTTTTCGGAAAATACGATCCGCAACCGTTACCGGACCTTTGCCAATGCCTTCACCACCCGCTATCCGGATGTGGAGTTCAGCTGGTCATACAAGACAAATTACCTGGATGCCATCTGCTGCATCCTGCATCAGGAAGGCGAATCAGCTGAAGTGGTGTCGGAATTTGAATATGATAAAGCCCTCAGGATTGGAGTACCGTCCAACCGGATTATTTTCAACGGTCCCTATAAACCGGTCGATACCTTGAAAAAAGTTGTTCTGGGGGGCGGCAGAATCAATCTTGATCATTATGAAGAAATCCAGGATCTGGAAAAGACAGCAGCCGATCTTGGAAAAACTGTGCAGGCAGGGCTGCGTATCAATCTGGACGCCGGAATATCCCCCCAGTGGACCCGCTTCGGCTTCAACCTGGAAAACGGCCAGGCTCAGCAGGCTATGAAGCGTATCAGGAGCGGCAGAAAAATCCAGATCAACGGCCTGCACTGCCATCTGGGGACTTTCATTCTGGAGCAGAAAGCCTATGGGATCGCGGCCAGGAAACTATGCGATTTTTTGCATCACTGTGAAAAGGAGTTTGGAGTCAGCATTGAATACATTGACATGGGAGGCGGTTTTCCTTCCTGCAGCCGGTTAAAGGGGATCTATCTGCCGCCTGAACTTGCAGTTCCTTCGATCGAGACTTACGCAGAAGAGATTACAGGGGAAATTCTGAAAAAATTCAAACGTAATCCCCCCAGGCTGATTCTGGAATCAGGAAGATACATCATCGATGAAGCCGGCTTTTTAATCACTTCAGTGCATGCGGCCAAGACGCTGCCAGGAGGACTGAGAGCCTATGTGCTGGATGCCGGAGTCAATATCCTTTTCACTTCCAACTGGTATAAATTCAACATTGAACTGACCAGTGAAGTTCCGGGTCCTAATGTACCCAGTGTGCTGTATGGACCGCTCTGCATGAATATTGATCTGGTGGATGAGCATACTTACCTGCCGTCCCTGCCCCGCGGGACAAAACTGGTTTTGTCTCCAGTCGGTGCATACAATCAAACTCAGTCCATGCAGTTCATCAGATACAGGCCTGCCTCATTGCTGATCGGAAGGAACGGAGAAATTGATTTGATCAGAGAAGCCGAGACGCTGCAAGATATAGTGAGACTGGAGAGAATACCGGACAGGCTGAGATTAACTGATGAAAGTAAGTAA
- a CDS encoding ATP-grasp domain-containing protein — protein MKLICGVSGINTADNPGPGFGIVRSILEIDSEVKCFGLAYDALEPGIYLRDFIEKSFLMPYPSGGREPYLNRLMYIKENYGLDLVISALDSELPLYIESKEQLAEAGIRTFLPDKEHYDLRAKDKLVEVADCIGIEYPNTRVAKSLEEFISAVSEIGFPLLVKGIFYRAYRCHHYQQALQSFDSLVAEWGYPVLVQKAVNGEEMNVIGLGDGEGGSLGLVGLKKLTVTAQGKIWTAVSVKNEPMLEAARKFVKKFKWRGGFELECIVQNDDVYLIEINPRFPAWVYFATALGINLPYRLLLTAMGKDVDRGSDYEAGKLFVRYTDELICDMDLFQKMATRGEA, from the coding sequence ATGAAGTTGATCTGCGGGGTTTCAGGGATCAATACCGCAGATAATCCTGGGCCTGGTTTCGGAATCGTCCGCAGTATACTTGAAATCGACAGTGAAGTGAAATGTTTTGGTCTGGCCTATGATGCGTTGGAACCCGGGATTTACTTGCGGGATTTCATCGAAAAATCATTTCTGATGCCCTATCCTTCCGGTGGAAGAGAGCCTTATCTGAATCGCCTCATGTATATCAAGGAAAACTACGGCCTTGATCTGGTGATCTCAGCCCTGGATTCGGAATTACCCTTGTATATTGAATCAAAGGAACAACTCGCAGAAGCAGGGATCCGTACATTTCTCCCGGACAAGGAACACTATGACCTGCGGGCCAAGGACAAGCTGGTAGAAGTCGCTGACTGCATCGGGATCGAGTATCCGAACACCAGAGTGGCAAAATCACTTGAGGAATTCATTTCAGCCGTATCAGAGATCGGCTTTCCCCTGCTTGTCAAGGGAATTTTTTATCGCGCATACAGATGCCATCATTATCAGCAGGCCCTTCAGAGTTTTGACTCGCTGGTTGCAGAATGGGGATATCCGGTGCTGGTCCAGAAAGCCGTTAACGGAGAAGAAATGAATGTGATCGGCCTGGGAGACGGCGAAGGCGGCAGTCTGGGGCTGGTAGGACTGAAAAAGCTCACTGTCACTGCCCAGGGTAAGATCTGGACCGCTGTATCGGTTAAAAACGAGCCCATGCTTGAAGCAGCCCGGAAATTTGTCAAGAAATTTAAATGGAGAGGCGGGTTTGAACTGGAATGCATAGTTCAGAATGATGATGTCTATCTGATAGAGATCAATCCCCGTTTCCCGGCCTGGGTTTATTTTGCCACAGCCCTGGGGATCAATCTGCCGTATCGGCTTCTATTGACTGCGATGGGCAAAGATGTTGACAGGGGATCCGATTATGAGGCGGGTAAGCTTTTTGTGCGCTATACTGATGAACTGATTTGCGACATGGATCTTTTTCAGAAAATGGCAACCAGGGGAGAAGCATGA